The segment CTGGTAGGCGTCGTTGACGTTCAGGAAGCTGACCGTGACCATGAACGTCAGCGGTGCGAGCAACAGCAAGAGGAGCCATATCAGGCCGGGCGTCGTGGTGAGCGCGAGCTGGCTCTGCCGGGAGACGAACCGCCCGACCAGCCGCTCTCGGAGCGATTCCGACCGACTGGGTGTATCGACAGACATAGCGTGGCGATCAGGCCGTCTTTATCTCTTCCCACGCCTTGATCCACGCGTCCTCCTTCTCGACCGCCTTGAACGGAATCATGTTTTCGAGCCGGGAGGGGTCGATGGAGCCGAACATCTCGTTTTGCTCGTCCGAGAGGTGGTCTTGGGTCTTCGGGTTGACGCTCGGCGAGTAGCCGACCTTCGCCAACTTCGCGCCGAGTTTCGGGGCGATGAACTCGTTGACGACCTGCCACGCCTTCTCCTTGTTGCTGGAGGCCTTCGAGACCACCGCGGACTCGAACCACGCCAGCGACCCTTCCTTCGGGGCGGCCATCTCGGGCCAGTCGTCGCCGTTGGTCCACATCTCGACGATCTCGTTCCGTCCGGACTGGCCGATGACGAAGTTGCCCTGCCGGAGCGACTTGATGTAGGTCGGGTCCGCCGCGATGTACCCCTGCAACATCGGCTTCTGGTCGATCATCGTCTGCTTGACCTCCTCGATTTGCTTCTCGGAGAGGGTGACCTTCCCGCCCTCGAAGGCGTCCCGGTAGCCCAGATAGAGCGCCGCCGCGCTCATCGCCTTGAAGTGGTTGTCGTACATGATGATCTGCCCGCTGTACTCGTCGTCGAACAACTTCGCGTAGGTGGGTTCGTGGTCGTCGACCTTCCGGGAGTCGTACGAGTAGCCGTACCAGCCGAACCGAATCGGGACGCCGTACATCTCTCCGCCGCTGGTGAACTGGTTGTCGGCGAACCCTTTGAACACGTCGTAGGTGGAACTGTAGTTCGACACCACGTCCTTCGGAACCGAATCGACCAGTCCCGCCTCCATCATCTTCGGGACGTAGTTGTTGTTCGGCACCGCGATGTCGTACTGTTCGTTCTGGCCCGAGTTCCACGACGAGAACATCTTCGAGGAGGACGTGGACTTGGTGAACTTCACGTTCACGTCGAGTCGGCTCTCGATGTCCGACTTGAGGTCGGCGTACTCCTCCCACGTCAGGATGTTGATGGTCGGGGTGCCGCTCCCGCCGCCGAAGCTTCCGATACAGCCAGCGGTCAGTCCGACGGTACCCGCCGCACCGGTCGCCTTGAGGAACGTCCGGCGGTCGTTGCGATGCTCGTTCGTCGTCTCCGATTTCTCGGCCTGCTCGGTTCGGCTACTTGGCATGTCATATCACCACATAGAGCTACGACTTAATTCTTACGTCGAAAATCTATAGGGGTATTCGGTATTTCGCACAGAATTAGGGTTCGTAAGTAAAATTTAGTATTAATATATTGGACAAATTACTGGATTACTGTCTTGACCGAAACTGTTTATGTGGAGCAGTTTGCAAGCCACTGGTATGGCAACCGGTAACGAGTCGCTGATACGATTGGACGGGGTGCGCAAGGAGTTCGGCGACGTGACCGCGGTCGAGTCGGTGGATCTGACGGTGAGGCGCGGCGAGTTCTTCTCGCTGGTCGGGCCGTCCGGGTGCGGGAAGACGACTACTCTCCGGATGATAAGCGGGTTCGAGACCCCCACGGAGGGACGGGTCGTCCTCGACGGACACGACATGCAGGGCGTGCCGCCGGACGCCCGCGACAGCAACCTCGTCTTCCAGCATCACTCGCTGTTTCCCCACATGAGCGTTGGCGAGAACGTCGCGTACGGACTCGAAAAGTCCGGCGTCGATACCGGCGAGCGCGAGGAGTACGTCGAGGAGTACCTCGAACTCGTGGACCTCGACGGCTACGAGGAGCGCAATCCGGGCGACCTCTCGGGGGGCCAGCAACAGCGCGTCGCGCTGGCCCGCGCGCTCGTCAACGAACCGAGCGTCCTGCTGTTCGACGAGCCACTGGCCTCGCTCGACCGCAAACTCCGCAAGCAGATGCAGGTCGAGTTACGCAAGATTCACGAGAAAACGCAGGGCGCGTTCTTCTACGTCACCCACGACCAAGAGGTCGCGATGACCCTCAGCGACCGCCTCGCGGTGATGAACGAGGGCCAAATCGAGCAGGTCGGCCCGCCCGAGGAGATCTACCGGAATCCGGCGAGTCCGTTCGTCGCGGACTTCATCGGCGACACCAACCTCTTCGACGGTCGCGCGCGCACCGAGGACGGCCGCACGGCCGTCGAAGTCGGTAACGGCGACGGGTTCTCGTTCACCTCCTCGAAGGAGGTGCGCGAGGGGGACGTGACGGTCTCCATCCGGCCGGAGGACTTCTCGCTCGTGGAAAACGGCGGCGCTACCTTCGAGGGCGAAATCGTCGAGCGGTACTTCCAAGGCGACCAGACCAACTACATCGTGGACACCGGCGCGGAGGACCTCTCTGAGGTGCAGGTGGTCATGCAGGGCCGGGACACGCCCGTCTCGCGCGGTGAGCGCGCGTCGTTCGCCGTCGAGGAGGACGCACCGGTCGTCTTCGAGGCGTAGCGGCGAAAAAGCAGCGGCGGGACCCTACTCGTCGTCGCCGTCGGTCCCCGCGACCATCCCCGTCACGTTACCGACGTTCATCGCCACCGCCAGCACGATTGCGATGATGAAGACGATGAACGAGGAAATCGCGTTCATCTTCGGTGCCGTCCCGTACTTTATCATCGAGAACATCGAGGTCGTCAGCACGTCCATCGTCCCGCGGACGAAGAACGCCCGGATGAAGTCCTCGAACGACCGAATCCACGCGAACAGGAACCCCGCGCCGATTGCTGGCGCGACGATGGGCAACGTCACGTCTCTGAA is part of the Halorussus salinus genome and harbors:
- a CDS encoding ABC transporter ATP-binding protein; translated protein: MATGNESLIRLDGVRKEFGDVTAVESVDLTVRRGEFFSLVGPSGCGKTTTLRMISGFETPTEGRVVLDGHDMQGVPPDARDSNLVFQHHSLFPHMSVGENVAYGLEKSGVDTGEREEYVEEYLELVDLDGYEERNPGDLSGGQQQRVALARALVNEPSVLLFDEPLASLDRKLRKQMQVELRKIHEKTQGAFFYVTHDQEVAMTLSDRLAVMNEGQIEQVGPPEEIYRNPASPFVADFIGDTNLFDGRARTEDGRTAVEVGNGDGFSFTSSKEVREGDVTVSIRPEDFSLVENGGATFEGEIVERYFQGDQTNYIVDTGAEDLSEVQVVMQGRDTPVSRGERASFAVEEDAPVVFEA
- a CDS encoding ABC transporter substrate-binding protein produces the protein MPSSRTEQAEKSETTNEHRNDRRTFLKATGAAGTVGLTAGCIGSFGGGSGTPTINILTWEEYADLKSDIESRLDVNVKFTKSTSSSKMFSSWNSGQNEQYDIAVPNNNYVPKMMEAGLVDSVPKDVVSNYSSTYDVFKGFADNQFTSGGEMYGVPIRFGWYGYSYDSRKVDDHEPTYAKLFDDEYSGQIIMYDNHFKAMSAAALYLGYRDAFEGGKVTLSEKQIEEVKQTMIDQKPMLQGYIAADPTYIKSLRQGNFVIGQSGRNEIVEMWTNGDDWPEMAAPKEGSLAWFESAVVSKASSNKEKAWQVVNEFIAPKLGAKLAKVGYSPSVNPKTQDHLSDEQNEMFGSIDPSRLENMIPFKAVEKEDAWIKAWEEIKTA